In Budorcas taxicolor isolate Tak-1 chromosome 16, Takin1.1, whole genome shotgun sequence, the following are encoded in one genomic region:
- the RGS2 gene encoding regulator of G-protein signaling 2 encodes MQSAMFLAVQHDCGPMDKGAGTGPKNEEKREKMKRTLLKDWKSRLSYFLQNSSSPGKPKTGKKSKQQTFIKPSPEEAQLWSEAFDELLASKYGLAAFRAFLKSEYCEENIEFWLACEDFKKTKSPQKLSSKAKKIYTDFIEKEAPKEINIDFQTKTLIAQNIQEATSGCFTTAQKRVYSLMENNSYPRFLESEFYQDLCKKPQITTEPHAT; translated from the exons ATGCAAAGTGCTATGTTCCTGGCTGTCCAGCACGACTGCGGACCCATGGACAAAGGCGCTGGCACCGGCCCCAAGAACGAGGAGAAGCGAGAGAAGATGAAGCGAACCCT attAAAAGATTGGAAGAGCCGTTTGAGCTACTTCTTGCAAAATTCCTcctctcctgggaagcccaaaactggCAAGAAAAGCAAACAGCAAACCTTCATCAA GCCTTCTCCCGAGGAAGCCCAGCTATGGTCAGAAGCATTTGATGAGCTGCTAGCCAGTAAAT atGGTCTTGCTGCATTCAGggcttttttaaaatctgaatactGTGAAGAAAATATTGAATTCTGGCTGGCCTGTGAAGACTTCAAAAAAACCAAGTCACCCCAAAAGCTGTcctcaaaagcaaagaaaatatatactgaCTTCATAGAAAAAGAAGCTCCAAAAGAG aTCAACATAGACTTTCAAACCAAAACTCTGATTGCCCAAAACATACAGGAAGCTACCAGTGGCTGCTTCACAACTGCCCAGAAAAGGGTGTACAGCTTGATGGAAAACAACTCTTACCCACGTTTCTTGGAGTCAGAATTCTACCAGGACTTGTGTAAAAAGCCGCAGATCACCACAGAACCCCATGCTACATGA